Proteins from one Drosophila gunungcola strain Sukarami chromosome 3R, Dgunungcola_SK_2, whole genome shotgun sequence genomic window:
- the LOC128252618 gene encoding cytoplasmic FMR1-interacting protein: protein MTEKITLADALSNVEVLDELSLPDEQPCIEAQPCSIIYKANFDTNFEDRNGFVTGIAKYIEEATTHANLNVLLDEGQKHAVMLYTWRCCSRAIPQPKSNEQPNRVEIYEKTVEVLAPEVNKLLNFMYFQRKAIEAFSGEVKRLCHAEKRKDFVSEAYLLTLGKFINMFAVLDELKNMKSSVKNDYSTYRRAAQFLKVMSDSHTLQESQNLSMFLATQNKIRDTVKDTLEKIVGYEDLLSDVVNICVHMFETKMYLTPEEKHMLVKVMGFGLFLMDSDACNINKLDQKKKIRLDRIDRIFKNLEVVPLFGDMQIAPFNYIKRSKHFDSSKWPLSSSNAISPQADLMVHLPQIREDHVKYISELARYTNEVTTTVKENPSDAENRITGDLALRGLQLLSEWTSVVTELYSWKLLHPTDHHQNKECPVEAEEYERATRYNYTSEEKFALIEVIAMIKGLQVLMARIETVLCEAIRRNIYSELQDFVQLSLREPLRKAVKNKKDLIRSIIMSVRETSADWQKGYEPTDDPVAKGKKDPDGGFRIQVPRLNVGPSSTQLYMVRTMLESLIADKSGGKRTLRKDIDGNCLLQIDTFHKTSFYWSYLLNFSDTLQKCCDLSQLWYREFYLEMTMGRKVNKCLVRHQHNEECKDLITMEKRIQFPIEMSMPWILTDHILQTKEPSMMEFVLYPLDLYNDSAYYALTVFRKQFLYDEVEAEVNLCFDQFVYKLSEQIFAHYKQLAGSIFLDKRFRLECEVLGFNFQSYPRNNRYETLLKQRHVQLLGRSIDLNKLITQRINANMHKSIELAISRFEGNDITGIVELEGLLEANRICHKLLSKYLALDNFDGMVKEANHNVLAPYGRITLHVFVELNYDFLVNYCYNAATNRFIRTKVNLSSSQAIQREKPPQMSHYYLWGSKQLNAAYSTQYGQYTGFVGSPHFHAMCRLLGYQGIAVVMDIILKDIVKPLIQGSLLQFTKTLMIAMPKSCKLPRCEYGSPGVLSYYQAHLTDIVQYPDAKTELFQSFREFGNSIIFCLLIEQALSQEEVCDLLHAALFQNIFPRPFCKENEKPEAKQKRLEAQFANLQIVSNVEKIGTAKQAMIAREGDLLTRERLCCGLSIFEVILNRVKSYLDDPVWCGPPPANGIIHVDECSEFHRLWSALQFVYCIPVRGTEYTIEELFGEGLNWAGCVMIVLLGQQRRFEALDFCYHILRVQRVDGKDEDVKGIQLKRMVDRIRRFQVLNSQIFSILNKYLKGGDGEGSNVEHVRCFPPPQHPSVISSSSHYQDPQKLRQSMNN from the exons ATGACGGAGAAGATTACGCTAGCCGACGCGCTGTCCAATGTGGAGGTGTTGGACGAGCTTTCGCTGCCGGACGAGCAGCCCTGCATCGAGGCACAGCCCTGTTCGATTATCTACAAGGCAAACTTCGACACGAACTTCGAGGATCGCAATGGATTTGTCACAGGAATTGCCAAGTACATCGAGGAGGCCACCACCCACGCCAACTTG AATGTGCTATTGGATGAGGGGCAGAAACATGCAGTCATGCTGTACACCTGGCGCTGCTGTTCCCGCGCCATACCACAGCCCAAGTCCAACGAGCAGCCCAATCGCGTGGAGATCTACGAGAAGACGGTTGAGGTCCTGGCCCCGGAGGTGAACAAGCTGCTGAACTTCATGTACTTCCAGCGCAAGGCCATCGAGGCCTTCTCCGGCGAGGTGAAGCGCCTGTGCCACGCCGAGAAGCGCAAGGACTTCGTGTCCGAGGCCTACCTGCTGACCCTGGGCAAGTTCATCAACATGTTCGCCGTGCTGGACGAGCTGAAGAACATGAAGTCCAGCGTTAAGAACGATTACTCCACGTATCGGAGGGCGGCGCAGTTTCTCAAGGTGATGTCCGACTCGCACACCTTGCAGGAATCGCAGAACCTCTCCATGTTCCTGGCCACGCAGAACAAGATTCGCGACACAGTCAAGGACACGCTGGAGAAGATTGTCGGCTACGAGGATCTGCTCTCGGACGTGGTCAACATTTGCGTGCACATGTTCGAGACAAAGATGTACTTGACCCCCGAGGAGAAGCATATGCTGGTCAAGGTGATGGGCTTCGGTTTGTTCCTTATGGACAGCGACGCGTGCAATATCAACAAGCTCGATcagaagaagaagatccgGCTGGATCGCATTGATCGCATCTTCAAAAACCTGGAGGTGGTGCCTCTGTTCGGCGACATGCAAATCGCCCCCTTTAATTACATAAAGCGCAGCAAGCACTTTGACTCCAGCAAGTGGCCGCTGTCCAGCTCGAACGCCATCAGTCCCCAGGCGGACTTGATGGTGCATCTGCCGCAGATTCGCGAGGATCACGTCAAGTACATTTCGGAGCTGGCGCGATACACAAACGAGGTGACCACCACTGTCAAGGAGAATCCCTCCGATGCCGAGAACCGAATTACGGGCGATCTGGCCCTGCGCGGCCTACAGCTGTTGTCGGAGTGGACCAGTGTGGTCACCGAGCTGTACTCCTGGAAGCTTCTGCACCCCACAGATCACCACCAGAACAAGGAGTGTCCCGTGGAGGCCGAGGAGTACGAGCGGGCCACCCGCTACAACTACACCTCGGAGGAAAAGTTCGCCCTTATCGAGGTGATTGCAATGATTAAGGGACTGCAAGTGCTGATGGCGCGTATCGAGACCGTGCTGTGCGAGGCCATCCGGCGAAACATCTACTCGGAGCTGCAGGACTTCGTCCAGCTTTCGCTGCGTGAACCGCTGCGCAAGGCGGTGAAGAACAAGAAGGACCTGATCCGCAGCATCATTATGTCAGTGCGTGAGACCTCGGCGGACTGGCAGAAGGGCTACGAGCCCACCGACGACCCGGTGGCCAAGGGGAAGAAGGATCCCGACGGCGGCTTCCGCATCCAGGTGCCGCGCCTCAACGTCGGCCCCTCCTCGACGCAGTTGTACATGGTGCGCACCATGCTGGAGTCACTGATTGCCGATAAGAGCGGCGGCAAGCGCACGCTGCGCAAGGACATCGACGGCAATTGCTTGCTGCAGATCGACACGTTCCACAAGACCTCGTTCTACTGGAGCTACCTGCTCAACTTCAGCGACACGCTCCAAAAGTGCTGCGATCTGTCGCAGCTGTGGTACCGCGAGTTCTACTTGGAAATGACCATGGGCCGAAAGGTTAACAAGTGCTTGGTGCGGCATCAGCACAACGAGGAGTGCAAGGATCTCATCACCATGGAGAAGCGCATTCAATTCCCAATTGAGATGTCCATGCCGTGGATTCTTACCGATCACATTCTGCAAACGAAGGAGCCCTCGATGATGGA ATTTGTATTGTATCCCCTGGATCTGTACAACGATTCGGCGTACTACGCCCTCACCGTCTTCCGAAAGCAGTTCCTTTACGACGAGGTGGAGGCAGAAGTCAATCTGTGCTTTGACCAGTTTGTTTACAAGCTGAGCGAGCAGATATTTGCCCACTACAAGCAGCTGGCGGGCAGTATTTTTCTGGACAAGCGATTCCGACTGGAGTGCGAGGTGCTCGGTTTCAACTTCCAATCGTATCCGCGCAACAACCGCTATGAGACTTTGTTAAAGCAACGACATGTCCAACTGTTGG GCCGTTCAATTGACTTGAACAAACTGATCACACAACGCATCAACGCCAACATGCACAAGAGCATTGAATTGGCCATCAGCCGCTTCGAGGGCAACGACATAACCGGCATTGTG GAACTTGAAGGTCTGCTGGAGGCGAATCGAATTTGCCACAAGTTGCTAAGCAAATATTTGGCCCTGGACAACTTTGACGGCATGGTCAAGGAGGCCAACCACAATGTCCTGGCGCCTTACGGCAGGATCACACTGCACGTCTTTGTGGAATTAAACTACGACTTCCTGGTCAATTACTGCTATAATGCAGCCACAAATCG TTTCATTCGAACCAAAGTAAATCTGTCGTCGTCACAGGCTATACAGCGTGAGAAACCGCCACAAATGTCGCACTATTATCTGTGGGGCTCCAAGCAACTTAATGCTGCCTATTCCACACAGTATGGCCAGTACACTGGCTTCGTAGGATCGCCGCACTTCCATGCCATGTGCCGCCTGCTAGGCTACCAGGGCATCGCAGTTGTCATGGACATTATACTGAAGGACATTGTGAAGCCGCTGATACAGGGCTCGCTGCTGCAGTTCACCAAGACGCTAATGATTGCCATGCCCAAGTCCTGCAAACTCCCCCGCTGCGAGTACGGCTCTCCAGGGGTGCTCAGCTACTACCAGGCCCATCTTACGGACATCGTGCAATATCCGGACGCCAAGACAGAACTGTTCCAGTCGTTCCGGGAGTTCGGCAACAGCATAATCTTCTGCCTGCTGATTGAGCAGGCCCTCTCCCAGGAGGAGGTGTGCGATCTGCTGCACGCGGCCCTCTTCCAAAACATCTTTCCCAGGCCGTTTTGCAAAG AGAATGAGAAGCCAGAGGCTAAGCAAAAGCGCCTTGAAGCCCAGTTTGCCAACCTGCAGATAGTTTCAAACGTTGAAAAGATCGGCACTGCAAAG CAAGCCATGATTGCCCGCGAGGGAGATTTGCTGACACGCGAACGCCTTTGCTGCGGCCTCAGCATCTTCGAGGTAATTCTCAACCGTGTAAAGAGCTATTTGGACGATCCGGTGTGGTGTGGTCCCCCACCGGCCAACGGAATAATCCATGTGGACGAGTGCTCGGAATTCCACCGCCTGTGGTCGGCTCTGCAGTTTGTCTATTGCATTCCAGTGCGAGGAACGGAGTACACCATTGAGGAACTCTTTGGCGAGGGTCTCAACTGGGCGGGCTGCGTGATGATCGTATTGCTCGGCCAGCAGCGACGCTTCGAAGCCCTGGACTTTTGCTACCACATTCTGCGGGTGCAACGCGTTGATGGCAAGGATGAGGATGTCAAGGGCATT
- the LOC128252632 gene encoding histone-lysine N-trimethyltransferase SMYD5: MNNFEIRELPGKGRAMVATKSFAADEVIFEEEPFVSRQFSWNVAYGYAACDHCMRPLETVLENVRRLASDPKVEVPLLQHDPTAQWVGQFTQCSRCKVRYCSEDCLMEAQKRYHRVACMGAFRSDDTHPINVLNETWKKMHYPPETGSIMLIVRLMALYQQSAKKAEFLEQLQSFQALIVNREQKIYHKMLGENFEQQMEQLYLAFCNAFPGEEFAMFTTPDAFKTLMGIMGTNSQGIATSVLSQWVVKVSDLPLTDEDKSQLDTVIDGLYAKVGKFAGDFLNNEGSGLYLLQSKINHSCVPNACSTFPYSNDIVVMKALAPIQEGDEICISYLDECMLERSRHSRQKVLRENYIFVCQCPKCRAQASDPDETSEDEEDDDDMDEYDDDDDMN, from the exons ATGAATAACTTTGAGATTCGGGAGTTGCCCGGAAAG GGGCGAGCCATGGTCGCGACCAAAAGCTTTGCGGCTGACGAGGTGATTTTTGAGGAGGAACCCTTTGTGTCCCGGCAATTTTCATGGAACGTGGCCTACGGCTACGCAGCCTGTGACCACTGCATGCGGCCGCTGGAGACGGTGCTGGAGAACGTGCGACGGCTGGCCAGCGATCCCAAAGTTGAGGTGCCTCTGCTGCAGCACGATCCCACGGCCCAGTGGGTGGGCCAGTTCACCCAGTGCTCGCGCTGCAAGGTGCGCTACTGCTCCGAGGACTGTTTGATGGAGGCCCAAAAGCGGTACCATCGAGTGGCCTGCATGGGCGCCTTTCGCTCCGACGACACACATCCCATTAACGTGCTGAACGAGACCTGGAAGAAGATGCACTATCCGCCCGAGACGGGCAGCATTATGCTGATCGTTCGCCTGATGGCTCTCTACCAGCAGAGCGCCAAGAAGGCGGAGTTCCTCGAGCAGCTGCAGTCCTTCCAGGCACTGATTGTGAATCGCGAGCAGAAGATCTACCACAAAATGCTGGGCGAGAACTTTGAGCAGCAGATGGAGCAGCTTTACCTCGCCTTCTGCAATGCTTTTCCCGGCGAAGAGTTCGCCATG TTCACCACGCCAGATGCTTTTAAAACCCTGATGGGAATAATGGGCACCAATAGCCAGGGCATTGCCACCAGCGTGCTGTCCCAGTGGGTGGTCAAGGTGTCGGACCTACCACTGACGGATGAGGACAAGTCGCAACTGGACACGGTCATCGACGGACTATATGCCAAAGTCGGAAAAT TTGCTGGCGATTTCCTGAATAACGAGGGCTCTGGACTGTACCTTCTGCAGAGCAAGATCAACCACAGCTGTGTGCCGAATGCCTGCTCAACGTTTCCCTATTCCAACGACATTGTAGTGATGAAGGCCTTGGCTCCGATCCAAGAAGGCGACGAAATCTGTATCTCCTACCTGGACGAATGCATGCTGGAGCGGAGTCGCCATTCGAGGCAAAAGGTGCTGCGCGAAAACTACATATTCGTCTGCCAGTGTCCCAAGTGCCGGGCCCAGGCCTCCGATCCGGATGAGACCAGCGAAgacgaggaggacgacgacgatATGGACGAAtacgacgatgatgatgacatGAACTAG
- the LOC128252637 gene encoding DDRGK domain-containing protein 1: MDLIILAGIATALLVVIITLYLLQKKNASPETKPVAAPQRGVPQRAQEGVPRRAQIARNQRNRLRQNAPAAGAAPAAVAPVAPGDSDNEDADAQVDADGARVPQGAVLDEKMGAKKRAKMEAKEQKRVQREQELHDREQRKVKEAKEEAERKQQEDLDAEVERKRLEAERLAKEERERKEHEEYLKMKAAFSVEEEGFEEGDADDQDSLLADFIQYIRDNKVVVLEDLAVAFKLKTQQAIDRIQDLQANGTLTGVIDDRGKFIYVSEDELAAVAKFIKQRGRVSIAELAESSNNLINLTPVSAGGEANS, translated from the exons ATGGATCTAATCATTCTCGCGGGGATTGCCACGGCTCTGTTGGTCGTAATTATCACGCTTTACCTGCTGCAGAAGAAGAATGCCAGCCCAG AAACCAAGCCAGTTGCAGCCCCACAACGTGGCGTCCCCCAACGCGCCCAGGAGGGAGTGCCGCGTCGGGCCCAAATAGCCAGGAATCAGCGCAACCGATTGCGCCAGAATGCTCCGGCTGCGggagctgctcctgctgcagttGCACCGGTGGCCCCTGGCGACTCGGACAACGAAGATGCCGATGCCCAGGTGGATGCCGATGGCGCCCGCGTGCCCCAGGGCGCAGTGCTGGACGAGAAGATGGGCGCCAAGAAGCGGGCCAAGATGGAGGCCAAGGAGCAGAAGCGTGTGCAGCGAGAACAGGAGCTGCACGATCGCGAACAGCGCAAAGTGAAGGAGGCCAAGGAGGAGGCCGAACGGAAGCAGCAGGAGGATCTCGATGCCGAGGTGGAGCGGAAACGGCTGGAGGCCGAGCGCTTGGCGAAGGAGGAGCGGGAGCGCAAGGAGCACGAGGAGTACCTCAAGATGAAGGCCGCCTTTAGCGTGGAGGAGGAGGGCTTCGAGGAGGGCGACGCCGACGATCAGGACAGCCTCCTGGCCGACTTCATCCAGTACATCAGGGACAACAAGGTGGTCGTGCTGGAAGACCTGGCTGTTGCCTTCAAACTGAAGACCCAGCAGGCCATCGATCGCATCCAGGATCTGCAGGCCAATGGCACTCTCACCGGCGTCATCGACGATCGCGGCAAGTTCATCTACGTTTCGGAAGACGAGCTCGCGGCCGTGGCCAAGTTCATCAAGCAGCGCGGACGCGTTTCCATCGCCGAGCTGGCCGAGAGCAGTAACAACCTGATTAACCTGACGCCCGTCTCTGCCGGCGGCGAAGCCAACTCCTGA
- the LOC128252634 gene encoding transmembrane emp24 domain-containing protein eca-like gives MQKRLIWLVLVLCILHSSCGLYFKMREKEQKCFIQATPEDETVIVQYKAEVEDPRSGGFMPMAPGIGMHVEVRDSKNKVIISRVYGSEARLMFTTFWPGDHHICLQSNSSSWFEGALLRVHMEIKTGESTADYARIGRTEPLDYMQLRVRQLMNKADEIVKQQNFQRYRKQLFLESHDSLYSELIFISIVQVVVLLTFMAIQYRLLFGSKPLYLAYCKALSDEELARFRTPEAYRALMTLMGQGLTTSAISEWVSQLRDPESTDEKGQIIISEKLQSRVEEFAGKFFRNRETAIPGNPYGSHYASNVQLTNLLADVQRSLSGHLKGDTFLLVCECEDCKAKAPKGLDTKP, from the exons ATGCAAAAGAGATTAATTTGGCTGGTCCTGGTGCTGTGCATCCTGCACAGCTCTTGTGGCCTGTACTTCAAAATGCGGGAAAAGGAGCAAAAGTGCTTTATCCAGGCAACGCCAGAAGACGAAACAGTGATTG TTCAATACAAGGCGGAAGTGGAGGATCCCAGGTCCGGCGGATTTATGCCCATGGCCCCCGGTATTGGAATGCATGTGGAGGTGCGGGACAGCAAGAACAAGGTTATAATCTCCCGCGTCTATGGCTCGGAGGCTCGTCTCATGTTCACCACCTTCTGGCCAGGCGACCACCACATCTGTCTGCAATCAAACAGTTCCTCCTGGTTCGAGGGCGCCCTGCTGCGCGTTCACATGGAAATAAAGACGGGCGAGAGCACCGCAGACTACGCAAGGATTGGGAGGACGGAGCCCCTGGATTACATGCAGTTGCGGGTTCGACAGCTTATGAATAAGGCGGATGAGATTGTCAAGCAGCAGAATTTCCAGCGCTATCGGAAGCAGCTCTTTCTAGAGTCTCACGATAGCCTCTACTCCGAACTGATCTTTATTTCTATAGTCCAGGTTGTGGTCCTCCTTACTTTTATGGCCATTCAGTATCGTCTATTATTTGGCAGCAAACCACTGTACTTGGCTTACTGCAAAGCTCTCAGTGACGAAGAGCTGGCCAGG TTCAGGACACCAGAGGCGTACAGGGCACTCATGACCCTGATGGGTCAAGGGCTCACCACAAGCGCCATTTCAGAATGGGTATCCCAGCTACGAGATCCAGAGTCAACGGATGAGAAAGGGCAAATCATTATCAGTGAAAAGCTTCAATCTAGAGTGGAAGAAT TTGCTGGGAAGTTCTTCAGAAACAGAGAAACCGCAATTCCGGGAAATCCATATGGCAGCCATTACGCATCCAATGTCCAATTGACGAATCTCCTGGCCGATGTACAGCGTAGTCTTAGTGGCCACTTGAAGGGCGACACCTTCTTGCTGGTCTGCGAGTGTGAAGATTGCAAGGCCAAGGCTCCAAAAGGACTAGACACGAAACCATAA